The Primulina huaijiensis isolate GDHJ02 unplaced genomic scaffold, ASM1229523v2 scaffold40239, whole genome shotgun sequence genome has a window encoding:
- the LOC140969119 gene encoding uncharacterized protein isoform X1, producing the protein MRTFLSPLEMRTEIQVNGILREHCSATGHDGNANTDTRSLYHQEKCVKNGHNHDLSRITEDGIVGYGKEEISKTILKHETIFRNQVRELHRLYIRQRELMNEMKRVKLNKDEHKIPFISLIQDTQDLTSSEIPLYKSIKFEKRTGSLEVPANVLGINVDNQMQKSFYEFPVVETTSRNRNHQASRANSAFTGAWRPECKVYSSRPHYQTDLNLTCSADINLSSPSCPARPDVSANSGSTFHLASTNFYENPQAGKKGGICFSIMNSSNEIYGKEHLSDRYTEEKRFEKHSFTGDLYFGKSQACSKGTQAEPRNGFSDNHLSTCNSASRRKQTLFGVEISEENDDPLGTVSNTSSIIIKNDLVNCESVGHRAPGKCFKNVDETNAKPVENSKSDSENSHKFQMAVPQQSLVFTGCQSNQENLKERLPWFLKTPQQRGEPKKGANYSYFMNLDSLQNYSNYFFKKTERTGGSWPTLKAKQETSESIAAHIADNGIPKTILSFPICNALHTVKNPNSGGNISKINCSGIDSGGGRNEQLEIKDFVLQKGFNNYISGLRHHIDLNLSFEEEDAPPAPSIPTTIVKIATTEIDLEAPALIESEAEVSFTEADLIEVEVPPRKSEHFNEDCDRIAAQTIISFSMSGKRNSNEEVAREPLEAISSDFLKWFAEKILSNCDDAMRTVSLVQNGVVDAAELIPYGMDCFEFMTLKLEDTKEEHYSYKPMELNNPSDEETKRSRKGMPGRGKQLKDFQKDILPGLVTLSRQEVTEDLKTLEGLLFKVEGRNSLRSGRGRKRFRVLPTSPVSKSVYSTITQQPTQKLGLEGRNILGWGKRTRRLPRQRCPNAHLSSPLKC; encoded by the exons ATGCGCACATTTCTTTCGCCTTTGG AAATGAGAACTGAAATACAAGTAAATGGAATTTTGCGCGAGCACTGTTCCGCGACCGGCCATGATGGTAATGCCAATACGGATACGAGATCCTTATATCACCAAGAGAAATGTGTGAAAAATGGCCATAATCACGACTTGTCCCGGATAACAGAAGATGGTATTGTTGGATATGGCAAGGAGGAAATAAGCAAGACAATTCTCAAGCATGAAACAATATTTAGAAATCAG GTTCGAGAACTCCACAGGCTTTACATCAGGCAGAGAGAGCTGATGAACGAAATGAAAAGGGTAAAGTTAAACAAAGACGAACATAAGATACCCTTTATTTCCCTGATTCAAGACACACAAGATTTGACTAGCAGTGAAATTCCATTGTATAAGAGCATAAAGTTTGAGAAAAGAACGGGATCCCTCGAAGTTCCTGCTAATGTACTCGGAATTAATGTAGATAATCAGATGCAGAAAAGTTTTTACGAATTTCCTGTTGTGGAAACCACCAGTCGAAACCGGAACCATCAGGCATCGCGTGCTAATTCTGCTTTTACTGGTGCTTGGAGACCAGAATGTAAAGTTTATTCTTCAAGGCCACATTATCAAACTGACTTAAATTTAACCTGCTCAGCGGACATTAATCTTAGTAGTCCCTCGTGCCCTGCAAGGCCTGATGTTTCTGCAAATTCAGGTTCAACCTTTCACCTTGCATCAACAAATTTCTATGAAAATCCTCAGGCTGGAAAAAAAGGTGGAATTTGTTTCAGTATTATGAATTCGAGCAATGAAATATACGGAAAAGAGCATTTGTCTGATCGCTATACAG AGGAAAAGAGATTTGAAAAGCATTCTTTTACTGGAGACTTATATTTTGGCAAGTCACAGGCATGTTCTAAGGGGACACAGGCTGAGCCAAGAAATGGATTTTCAGATAATCATTTGAGTACATGTAACTCAGCATCTCGAAGGAAGCAGACGCTTTTTGGCGTCGAAATTTCTGAAGAAAATGATGATCCATTGGGTACAGTATCTAACACGTCAAGTATAATCATTAAGAATGATTTGGTCAACTGTGAAAGTGTTGGACACAGAGCTCCAGGAAAATGTTTCAAGAACGTGGATGAAACAAATGCAAAGCCTGTAGAAAATTCGAAAAGTGATTCAGAAAACTCCCACAAGTTTCAAATGGCGGTTCCTCAACAAAGTCTCGTGTTTACAGGTTGTCAAAGCAACCAGGAAAATCTGAAGGAACGGTTGCCCTGGTTTCTAAAAACTCCACAACAAAGGGGCGAACCCAAAAAAGGGGCGAATTATTCTTACTTCATGAATCTGGACTCCTTGCAGaattattcaaattattttttcaagaaaaccGAAAGAACTGGTGGTTCCTGGCCAACTTTGAAAGCAAAACAGGAAACCTCAGAATCAATAGCTGCACATATTGCTGATAATGGGATTCCTAAAACGATTCTCAGTTTTCCAATCTGTAATGCACTCCATACGGTCAAGAATCCAAATTCTGGAGGCAATATATCCAAGATTAACTGTTCTGGCATAGATAGTGGTGGTGGTCGAAATGAGCAGCTCGAAATCAAGGATTTTGTTTTGCAGAAAGGATTTAACAACTACATTTCTGGTTTGAGGCATCACATTGACTTGAACTTATCTTTTGAAGAGGAGGATGCTCCACCAGCTCCATCTATCCCCACAACTATAGTAAAAATTGCAACCACTGAGATAGACTTGGAGGCTCCAGCATTGATTGAATCGGAAGCAGAGGTGTCATTTACAGAAGCGGACTTGATAGAAGTGGAAGTGCCACCTAGAAAATCTGAACATTTTAATGAAGACTGTGACAGGATAGCAGCTCAGACCATAATTTCCTTTTCGATGTCTGGCAAAAGGAATTCAAATGAAGAAGTTGCACGGGAGCCCCTGGAGGCCATATCTAGCGATTTTCTCAAATGGTTTGCAGAAAAGATCTTGTCAAATTGTGATGATGCGATGAGAACAGTTTCTTTGGTTCAGAACGGTGTGGTTGATGCAGCTGAGTTGATTCCTTATGGTATGGACTGCTTCGAATTCATGACTTTAAAGTTGGAAGACACAAAGGAGGAACACTATAGCTATAAGCCCATGGAATTGAATAATCCAAGCGATGAAGAAACTAAAAGATCTCGAAAAGGGATGCCAGGACGAGGGAAACAACTAAAAGACTTCCAAAAGGACATTCTTCCTGGTCTGGTTACGTTGTCGAGGCAAGAAGTGACCGAGGATCTGAAAACGTTAGAAGGGCTACTATTCAAAGTTGAAGGTAGAAACTCCCTAAGAAGTGGCAGAGGAAGGAAGCGTTTTCGAGTCTTACCTACATCTCCAGTTTCAAAATCAGTTTACTCAACCATAACACAACAGCCCACTCAAAAACTAGGACTTGAAGGTAGAAACATACTCGGATGGGGAAAAAGGACGAGGCGTTTGCCGAGGCAGAGATGTCCTAATGCTCATCTTTCATCGCCTTTAAAATGCTAA
- the LOC140969119 gene encoding uncharacterized protein isoform X2 — protein MRTEIQVNGILREHCSATGHDGNANTDTRSLYHQEKCVKNGHNHDLSRITEDGIVGYGKEEISKTILKHETIFRNQVRELHRLYIRQRELMNEMKRVKLNKDEHKIPFISLIQDTQDLTSSEIPLYKSIKFEKRTGSLEVPANVLGINVDNQMQKSFYEFPVVETTSRNRNHQASRANSAFTGAWRPECKVYSSRPHYQTDLNLTCSADINLSSPSCPARPDVSANSGSTFHLASTNFYENPQAGKKGGICFSIMNSSNEIYGKEHLSDRYTEEKRFEKHSFTGDLYFGKSQACSKGTQAEPRNGFSDNHLSTCNSASRRKQTLFGVEISEENDDPLGTVSNTSSIIIKNDLVNCESVGHRAPGKCFKNVDETNAKPVENSKSDSENSHKFQMAVPQQSLVFTGCQSNQENLKERLPWFLKTPQQRGEPKKGANYSYFMNLDSLQNYSNYFFKKTERTGGSWPTLKAKQETSESIAAHIADNGIPKTILSFPICNALHTVKNPNSGGNISKINCSGIDSGGGRNEQLEIKDFVLQKGFNNYISGLRHHIDLNLSFEEEDAPPAPSIPTTIVKIATTEIDLEAPALIESEAEVSFTEADLIEVEVPPRKSEHFNEDCDRIAAQTIISFSMSGKRNSNEEVAREPLEAISSDFLKWFAEKILSNCDDAMRTVSLVQNGVVDAAELIPYGMDCFEFMTLKLEDTKEEHYSYKPMELNNPSDEETKRSRKGMPGRGKQLKDFQKDILPGLVTLSRQEVTEDLKTLEGLLFKVEGRNSLRSGRGRKRFRVLPTSPVSKSVYSTITQQPTQKLGLEGRNILGWGKRTRRLPRQRCPNAHLSSPLKC, from the exons ATGAGAACTGAAATACAAGTAAATGGAATTTTGCGCGAGCACTGTTCCGCGACCGGCCATGATGGTAATGCCAATACGGATACGAGATCCTTATATCACCAAGAGAAATGTGTGAAAAATGGCCATAATCACGACTTGTCCCGGATAACAGAAGATGGTATTGTTGGATATGGCAAGGAGGAAATAAGCAAGACAATTCTCAAGCATGAAACAATATTTAGAAATCAG GTTCGAGAACTCCACAGGCTTTACATCAGGCAGAGAGAGCTGATGAACGAAATGAAAAGGGTAAAGTTAAACAAAGACGAACATAAGATACCCTTTATTTCCCTGATTCAAGACACACAAGATTTGACTAGCAGTGAAATTCCATTGTATAAGAGCATAAAGTTTGAGAAAAGAACGGGATCCCTCGAAGTTCCTGCTAATGTACTCGGAATTAATGTAGATAATCAGATGCAGAAAAGTTTTTACGAATTTCCTGTTGTGGAAACCACCAGTCGAAACCGGAACCATCAGGCATCGCGTGCTAATTCTGCTTTTACTGGTGCTTGGAGACCAGAATGTAAAGTTTATTCTTCAAGGCCACATTATCAAACTGACTTAAATTTAACCTGCTCAGCGGACATTAATCTTAGTAGTCCCTCGTGCCCTGCAAGGCCTGATGTTTCTGCAAATTCAGGTTCAACCTTTCACCTTGCATCAACAAATTTCTATGAAAATCCTCAGGCTGGAAAAAAAGGTGGAATTTGTTTCAGTATTATGAATTCGAGCAATGAAATATACGGAAAAGAGCATTTGTCTGATCGCTATACAG AGGAAAAGAGATTTGAAAAGCATTCTTTTACTGGAGACTTATATTTTGGCAAGTCACAGGCATGTTCTAAGGGGACACAGGCTGAGCCAAGAAATGGATTTTCAGATAATCATTTGAGTACATGTAACTCAGCATCTCGAAGGAAGCAGACGCTTTTTGGCGTCGAAATTTCTGAAGAAAATGATGATCCATTGGGTACAGTATCTAACACGTCAAGTATAATCATTAAGAATGATTTGGTCAACTGTGAAAGTGTTGGACACAGAGCTCCAGGAAAATGTTTCAAGAACGTGGATGAAACAAATGCAAAGCCTGTAGAAAATTCGAAAAGTGATTCAGAAAACTCCCACAAGTTTCAAATGGCGGTTCCTCAACAAAGTCTCGTGTTTACAGGTTGTCAAAGCAACCAGGAAAATCTGAAGGAACGGTTGCCCTGGTTTCTAAAAACTCCACAACAAAGGGGCGAACCCAAAAAAGGGGCGAATTATTCTTACTTCATGAATCTGGACTCCTTGCAGaattattcaaattattttttcaagaaaaccGAAAGAACTGGTGGTTCCTGGCCAACTTTGAAAGCAAAACAGGAAACCTCAGAATCAATAGCTGCACATATTGCTGATAATGGGATTCCTAAAACGATTCTCAGTTTTCCAATCTGTAATGCACTCCATACGGTCAAGAATCCAAATTCTGGAGGCAATATATCCAAGATTAACTGTTCTGGCATAGATAGTGGTGGTGGTCGAAATGAGCAGCTCGAAATCAAGGATTTTGTTTTGCAGAAAGGATTTAACAACTACATTTCTGGTTTGAGGCATCACATTGACTTGAACTTATCTTTTGAAGAGGAGGATGCTCCACCAGCTCCATCTATCCCCACAACTATAGTAAAAATTGCAACCACTGAGATAGACTTGGAGGCTCCAGCATTGATTGAATCGGAAGCAGAGGTGTCATTTACAGAAGCGGACTTGATAGAAGTGGAAGTGCCACCTAGAAAATCTGAACATTTTAATGAAGACTGTGACAGGATAGCAGCTCAGACCATAATTTCCTTTTCGATGTCTGGCAAAAGGAATTCAAATGAAGAAGTTGCACGGGAGCCCCTGGAGGCCATATCTAGCGATTTTCTCAAATGGTTTGCAGAAAAGATCTTGTCAAATTGTGATGATGCGATGAGAACAGTTTCTTTGGTTCAGAACGGTGTGGTTGATGCAGCTGAGTTGATTCCTTATGGTATGGACTGCTTCGAATTCATGACTTTAAAGTTGGAAGACACAAAGGAGGAACACTATAGCTATAAGCCCATGGAATTGAATAATCCAAGCGATGAAGAAACTAAAAGATCTCGAAAAGGGATGCCAGGACGAGGGAAACAACTAAAAGACTTCCAAAAGGACATTCTTCCTGGTCTGGTTACGTTGTCGAGGCAAGAAGTGACCGAGGATCTGAAAACGTTAGAAGGGCTACTATTCAAAGTTGAAGGTAGAAACTCCCTAAGAAGTGGCAGAGGAAGGAAGCGTTTTCGAGTCTTACCTACATCTCCAGTTTCAAAATCAGTTTACTCAACCATAACACAACAGCCCACTCAAAAACTAGGACTTGAAGGTAGAAACATACTCGGATGGGGAAAAAGGACGAGGCGTTTGCCGAGGCAGAGATGTCCTAATGCTCATCTTTCATCGCCTTTAAAATGCTAA